The nucleotide sequence ATACCGATTTCCATACCTCTCTTATATGAGGAAATTGGTTTTGTGATTCCTCCATCAAATTCTTGATATCTTTCGATAGAAGGATTCAGTAAGTTTTTAGCGGAAATGTTCAGACTAAGATTCTTTTTTATTTTATTTCTGATGATCAGATCTAATGTGCCAAATGATTTTTCATAGATATCACCCGCACCGTAAGAACCTGATGCATAAAGGCGGTCTCCAAAAGTGGTATAGTTAAGCATAAATGATGAGTTGATATCTCCATTTAACCACTCTTGATTGTAACCAATATTGGTATTTAGAATATATGGTGAAGCACCTTGTAATGCTCTTTCTCTGTTAGTTACTACAGTACTCACATCGTCTCCAATTTTCATTCTAGAGTACATCAAGGTACCGTTTATACCGAAAGTTGTATTCTGTAAAACTGTACTTCCGGTATTGAATACATTATCGAGTTTCTTTTGGAATTCTAATTCTATACCTGCGACTACGGCTTCTCCGACATTTTCATAAGTATAAAGGTTACCTGCGGCAGCTTTAGTTACTCTCTCAATTGGGTTATCAAGTAGTTTTCCGAATGCTCCGATGGCGAATATTTCTCCAGAATTAGGGAAGATTTCATACTTAAGATCTAGGTTATAGTTTTCCGCATTTCTTAGGTTGGGATTACCAATAATGGACTCTCCACCAGCAACACTTTGGTATTCAAAAGGAATAATTTCTCTCATACCAGGTCTAGTGATTGTTTTACTAGCCGCAAAACGCATATTGGACTGCTCATTGATGGTATACTTGAAGTTGGCAGAAGGTAAGAACTCAGTGGAGTTGTATACATTTTCTCTAAAAGGAGCATCAAGAGCATCTTCTCTAAGTCTGTATTTTACATATTGGCGTCCTACTTCAGTTCTGATACCTACATTCATTTTCAAACGGTTAGGAATGATATCGTAATCGTATCCTGTATAGAATGAATGTACTTCCATTTCAGCTTTAAAATATGTATCAGCAACTCTATACGGCCTATGTTCTAATGTGCCATCTTGTAACCACTTATTAATCTGGTCATTTGGATTTTCTGAATCAATACCATTTGCTCCTGATCCGTAAAGTCCAGTTTGATACCAATTAAACTCTCTTGTTTTTACTTTCCCTTGATAGCCTAATCGAAGATTGCTTCTATATTTATCAGAATCGCGATCAAACGCTCCTAATCCATATTTAATCTCTCCTTTTGCTGCATATTCTACTTCTCCCATATCGCCCCAATAGCGATGATTATCAACAGGGTTTAATGTGAATAAGTTGACATTTTCTCCTTTACCTGTGAATAATAATTGTTTCCTATCTGGCTCTTGACTGCTTGTTTCAGATCTAGATACACCCCAATTGAAGTTTAATCGATCATTTTCTAGAAAGGAATGGTCTCCAGTAAATTGGGCTACCCAAATTGTATTTTGGATATAAGTATTTCTTCGAACTAAAAGGTTGTTCTGGTCAAAGTCTCTATGATAGCCATAGTTCTCATCAACAGTATTAAATGATTCGTTGACTAAGATATTATTGATGTTGAACTTATGACGGTTATTGATTTTAAAAGTAAGGTTTGCTAATGCAGAAGTATTTGTAGAATAGATCCATTGATCTCTTTCATAATCTACAGTAGGGCTAGCTTGTGCATTATAAGCAGCTAGTTTTCCACTTCTATGTTCATACTTGTTATTATGAGCAAGTGATGCGACAAAACCAATTCCACCTTCGCTACCTATATTCCAGAATTTACCTCCAGAAGTATTGAAGTTGATAGCTATGGGGGCTTTTACAGTGGATGGACTCCATGAAGTTTCGTAAGTACCTACTTCATTTCCGATAGTTGGAGGTACTCCGCCTGGAGGCATTGGTCTCGCGTTTCCGTTAAACCCTAATCCTTCAAATTGCCCATCAGCATGTGTTTTAAAGTCTTGGAAAGTAGCTTGACTGTTATATGTACCCGATACTCCAAAAGTGAAAAATGGCTCATCAGGGTAATCCTTTAGAATAATATCTACATTGGCACCTGAAAAATCACCATATAACTCAGGAGAAGCAGTTTTAGAAACGCTTATATTCTTAACTAAATCAGAAGGGAAGATGGATAGGGGAATCATTTTAAGATCAGGATTTGTAGAAGGGATGGGTAGGCCATTCATAGTGGCATTATTGTATCTATCACCAAGGCCTCTAACGAATAATCCTTTTCCACTTACTTTTGAAACACCAGATATTTGAGTCATTGCTCCTTCAACATCTGAGATCCCTTTCACTGACATTTCTTCAGCACCGATAGATTGAATCATTACATCAGAATTCTTTCTCTCTACCATTAATGCTTCAGAGCTTTCTTTATTAGCTTTTCCAACAATTTCTACTGCATCTAATTCTTGTGCATCAATACCCAAAGAGAATTGAATTGTAGAGGTCTGTCCTTCCTTCACCAATACAGTTTGAGTGGTAGCTTTGTATCCGATAAAAGTGGCTAGAATTTCATGTTCACCTTGGTTAGCAGGAAATGAAAACTTACCAAAGATATCAGTAGATGCACCTGTGGTGGTGCCATTAATGATTACACTCGCACCAATTATTTCTTCTCCTGTTTCAGCATCATAGACGGTACCCGAGATCGTACCTTTTTGTGCCCAAGATGTTAGTCCAATTGAAGTAAGTAAAATTAAGAAAATTAGGTTCTTCATTTTTTCGATTGATATTTTTTACGTCTGCAAAAGTAGGCGAGGTATATCTCATCGAATTCTACAAAAAGTAAAGAAAATATTAAATGAAAAAATTGTGTATGATGTTAATGTTAAGGTGTTAAAAACTTGATATTGTGTATGTTGTTAATTTATAAAATACCTGTTAATAAAAAAGTCACTTGATGAATTAAATCAAGTGACTTTTATTTTTTAGATACCAAAGGCATCTTATTTTACATTCTCGAAGACAACAATTTGATGACTTAATGGTTGAGAAACGTTACCAACTTCATCTTTAAATCTTACATAAACGGTTCTTCTACCTCTACCTCCTAGGTTCCAACGAACTTCAGGAGAATAGTCGATCCATGTTGCTCCGTTAAAGTTAGAACTATTTGATAGCTGCATTTGAACGGTACCTTCAGATACGTGGGTTCTTACAGTCACTTCTTCACTTTCTGTTCCTGTAGCTCCATTATTAAACTCTAAGGTATAAAGAATAGGATGATCTGTATCTAAAGTAATAGAAGCAAAGATTGGTTTTGATTGTTCGCCTGCTCTGTTTCTTACTTTTACATATACCTTGGCAACACCATCTTGATTTCTAAGTTTCCACTTCTTAGATCTTCTGAAAGGTTCCCATGTAGATGGAGCAGCAAATGAATAATCATTAGAGATAATCATTTCAGTGGCATTGTCTGCATTAATCTTTAAATCTACGTTCAATAGATTTGTTAATGGATCTCCATTATTGATTGTAATATCTGTTGCCACAGGCTGTGTTCTATCTAATACAATGTGAGATACTGCTTGGAAAGATTCGTTTCCTGCATAATCATAATATTTCACATAGATATTTTTTTCACCATCTTCTTCAGGTAAAGTCCATTTTACTCTAGAACGATAGTGCGTCCAATACCCATCAGAGAAATCAGGATTATTTGAAATAACCATAAAATCAGCTCCCTTACATATAGGGTTGAGTAAAACCTCTCTTCTTGGATTCCTTGTATATGGATTATTGTTGTCAATAATTAATTGAGGTTGTTCTGGTGGATCTCGGTCCCAAATAATATTCTTCTTGATGATACGGGTAACATTATCGTGATCATCCTTGAATTGAACATAAATGGTCTTTTTACCTTCTTCTCCTTTTAATGGGTAGTTGTATTTTTCCTTATATGCGATCCAGTCTACACCTTCCCAAGTAGGATTATCGGCAACTCTCATATAATAAGCTGAATCAGCAATCATTTGCATATCTAAAGCGACATCTCTTATATATGTGTAGCTTTTAGGTACAGCGATATTTTCTGGTATTTCAGGTACATGAATATTTACAGCTAAATTTTGAGGTGCTGTTGCATCAAAATAAAGACGCTTACTTAATGGTTCTGAAATATTTCCTGCAAAATCTTTAAACCTGATGTATAAATTTCTATATCCTCTTGGTCCACCTTTTACACTCATACCATAATAGAAAGGTGTTTCGATGTATGGTTTCCATGAAGCAGTATAGAAAGAAGAATCTTCAGTTATTTGCATGGCTACAGCGTCTTGAGCTTTCACCTTTACAATGTAGTCTTTTGTATAGTAGATTCTAGACTCTGTTGGTAATACTGTTAACTCCATCGATGGATTTAATGGAGGAGTAATGTCCCAAATAATTTCATCACTTACTACTCTACTTTCAGTTTCCGTTTCTGTCTTGAATTGAGCATAGATCGTTTTGTTTCCATCCGGCTTTTTGAGGTTGAAGTCAATGTGTTTTTGGAAATCTACCCATTCTACATCTTCAAAACGAGAAGAGGTACTAATACGCATTTTTGTTGCATTCAGGCAGTATACAAATAGACTTACCTTACCATCTTCCCTTGTATTGTATTCACTATTTTCATCGATAGTGATTTGTGGAGAAAGCGGTCTTATTTCTTTGAAAATTGTTTTTTCAAATACCTCTGAGACGTTTCTTGCTCTATCTCTAAATTGGACATAGATTTTTCTATCACCGCCTTTATTACCAATATATTGTGTGAATGGGGCAGTAGAGTATTCTCTCCAGTGAGTATTATCAAATTCTTCATCAACACCAACTCTCATCATTAAAGCACCTTTAGCTCTTACTCTAATTCTTACTTGATTATCAGTTGTTGTTTTGATATCTCCTTGGATATAAATTTCACCATCTACTGGAGGATCTTTGTCGTACTCAATTTCTGTTTTGATTGGTAATGATTGATTTTTGGCTTTATCTCTATATGAAACCCAAATTTCTCTTTTACCTGTTTCTCCTCCTTCTAGTTCCCACATTTTTACAGGTGAAAAAGGTTCCCATTCTCCTGCAGAATCAAAATCTTTATCATTGGCAATACGCATCTCAACGGCATCTGTGGCTCTTAGTTGTAGAGCTACTTTAGTTGACTTTGTATATTCATCACCATTATTGACGGTAATTCTTGGGTTAATAGGAGGTTTAGTATCTACATATATTTGTGTATGTATTGTACCGGATTCATTACCTGCTTTATCTCTGAAGCGAACATAAACACCACGATAGCCCTCAAAAATATCATCTTCCATTTCCCACTCATCAATGAAGTCCATGTAGCGTCTCCATTTGTGTCCATAGAAGTTCATACTGTTACTAAGCTTCATGTATTCTGCTCCTTTTGCTCCCAATTCTAGACTCACAAGTCGGTTATGTTGGTTAACGTACTTGATGTTTTTCTCTTCATCAACAACCGCAAAGTCGGGTACAATATCTATATACTGAGGGGTTGGAGCTTTTGTGTCAAGTTTGATATGGTCGGTATAAACTTTTGTTTCATTTCCTGCATTGTCCTTGAACTTGACATATATTTTTTTGATTCCGTCTCCAGAAAGCAACATCCAAGAATGTACATGTTTTCTGTAGGGAATCCAGTCGTCGTTACTGAAAACACCTGTATTGCTTAAGTTCATCCAAGTAGCATTTTGACATTTTAGGTCAATTTCTACTCTTCTTTTTTTCGTATAGTTACCTCTAGAGAAGCTCACTCGCCCTCCAAATGGTGGTTTTGTATCTAATATGGTGTAAGCAACAAAAACATCAGTTACCTGTCCATTATGAAGTTGAAACTTTACGAAGACTTCTTTTTCACCGTCGTCTTTTAAAAGATTCCAGAAGTGAGTTCTTTGGTAATTTTTCCATTCACTATCATGAAAATCGAAGTGGTTACTGATTTTCATTTTATAGGCATCAGGAACATTAAGTATTAACTTCACTTCTCTCGTATTTACCAAATCACCGTTTTCAATAAACACCCCAAATTGGGCATTCGCTTGAAAAGCAAATAATAAAAATAAAGTGGAGAGTATATATCTTAATTTTTGTGTCATGATCTCTATTGAACATCTATTGTGATAATAGATACTATACAAATATTGGGCAAATAAAAAATAAGTGATGTATAAAGCCTTGAAAATGCTATACATCACTTATGAAAATGAGTTTATTATTCTCTATCAAAGGGATCTTATAATTTGAACCTTAAGAAACCACCAGCGATAGAAATTGTACTACTATCTTTATCTCTAGCAAAATACGAAAGAACATCATGTGTAGAAACTCCTGCTTCGTATCCTCCTTTACGAGAGTGATAGGTGATACCAAGAGGGAAGTTATATACTTCGTTATTACCTCCGTAGTTAAATCCAGTAGAAAAAGAAAAGGATTTGATAGGTCTGAAATCACCACCAATTGCATAGAATGGTCTTTCTAAACTACCTGGAGCATCGTTAAGAGGAAGGATGACATCTACACCTACATGTATTAGACGGAAGAATTCGTAACTAGAACCAAATCTTACCACTGTTGGTAATTCTATAGTCTCTGTTCTTTCTTCTACTTCCCAATTTAGAGGGGAATTGGTTCCTGCGAATTGGAAAGCACTCTGATCACTAATTAGGATATTATAGTTGTCAAAACCTTGACCATTAATTCTTCCTAGTTCCCCGTCGTTGATATCATAAATTTCACCTTTCCAAGTCATCTCTCCAAAGTTAGAGATAGATGCCCCAACTCTTAAATTTCTTTTGATTACAAACGTCAATCCGAAGTCGATACCATAACCATGACCAGCAGGCTTTGGTAGTAAAATTTTCTCCGTCATTGATCGATTATCACTATCAACATTTCTAAATTGAGAGATAGAATCTAAGGAAGCTGCAGAAAGAATATCTTGCTGATTGATCAATGATGAAGAGAAGATTGGTTGGTTCCACTCTCCATTACTTCCTACTTCAAAGTCCATGATGAGTAATCCCTGAATATATCGAGCACCAATACCGGCATAGATAGAAAGGTCGTAAGTTTCTAATATTTGTGCTCCCCAAGCTACGTTGTATTCTCTGGTCCAAGTTGACTTTGTCTTCGTACCACTTAATACTTCACTGTAGTTTTGAGCATTATCCAAATCCTCAAAAGTACCGCCTACTACTTGATTTCTCTGATCTTCTGTTAATTCTCCAACACCGGTATGTCTAGGGTTGTCAATGTAATCTCCATTTGCTAATTCCAATTTTGGGAAATAGCTACTGGTTGCTCCATAGAACATCAGCTCTGCGGCAAAGTCATTTGTTGTTACTCTAGTATGAATATTATCTCTGACACTGATGGCTAAGCCACCCCATTTTTTTGGAAGTTGCATACTAGCACCAAAAAGCATAACAGAAGCATCTATTGTAGTTGTTTTGTTTGAAAACTTTTGAACAGCTTCGTCTTTTTGGTCTAATGTAAACCTAGTGGATTTATAATTTGTAATTGCTCCCAAAAGTTCATCAGTATTGATGGCTTCTGAAGAGAAAATAACATTTGTTTCTAATAGTCCGAAAGTGAATTTTGGATCTCTGTAGTTCTTTTTAATCGCTAAGTTGGCAGGGTTGATTCCAATGCTTTGGTAATCAGTGACGAAAGTAGTACCCACACCACCTCTACCAGTGACAGAATACACACTACCTTCCATTTGAGCAAAAATGGGTGAACGTAAGCTTATTAGTATAACAAAAGTAAAAAGTAGATATATTTTTGAGAATTTCATATCAGCTTGAAGATAGTTTTGTGGTGCCTCTAAAATTTAAGTTTCAATGAAGACAGTTTATCAGATGTTAAGAAAAGTAAATATATAAAATACTCTACTGAAATTAATACCATTATTGGATTTATTTTAGGTATTGTGATAATCAGCTTAAAATTGAAGTTTTTTAAATAGTTATAATAAATTTCTTGAAGTCTTAAAAATGTAGTGTTTTTTGAGTAATATTCTATTAACTTTAATAAATGATGAAGTATCTTTTGCTACTGCTTCATTCCTCTCATTATTAAAATCACTAGAAAAATATGCGTTTGAAAAAAAGAATAGCTGTATTTGTGTCCTTAGGAATTATTCCTATTGTCCTATTTTCATTTTCGAGCAATAAGGTCAGTAATCACTATTTTGAGATTGCTAAAAACATGAAAATTTTTGCTCAATTATATCAAGAAGTGAATACATATTATGTAGATGATGTGAACCCTTCTGAGATGATGACAACTGGGATTGAAGCAATGTTAGCCACTCTTGATCCATATACAAATTATATCCCTGAAGATCGTATTGAAGATTACAGAACGATGACGACCGGTGAGTACGGTGGACTCGGTGTTGTAGTTGGTAATAGAGATGGTGATATTACTGTGATTTTACCAAATGAAGGATACCCAGCATATGAAGCAGGTCTACAAATTGGAGATATTATTCAAAAAGTAGGTGGCGAAGATATTGAAGGGAAAAATACAGACGAAATTAGTAAATACTTAAAAGGTCAGGCGGGATCAGAAGTAGTTTTAACTATTAAAAGATATGGTGTAGACCAACCGTTTGATGTTAAAGTAAAAAGAGAGAAAATTCAAATCAATAATGTTCCTTACTATGGTATGGTTACAGATAATATTGGTTTAATTCAACTGACTGATTTTACTCGAAATGCAAGTAAGGAAGTAGCAGACGCATTAGTAGAATTAAAAGATAGAGGAGCAAATAAAGTCATCATCGATTTGAGAGGAAATCCTGGTGGTTTATTGAACGAAGCTGTAAATATTGTCAACTTATTTGTTCCAAAGGGGTCGGATGTGGTTTACACAAAAGGTCGCATTGAAGACTGGAATAAAACCTATAAAGCATTAAATGCTCCATTGGATACTGATATTCCTATTGCAGTATTAATTAATGGTGGTTCTGCCTCTGCAGCCGAGATTGTATCAGGTTCTATCCAAGATTATGATAGAGGAGTTCTTCTTGGAAGTAAATCATTTGGTAAAGGATTGGTACAGGCAACAAGACCTTTGGATTATAATTCAAGATTAAAAGTAACGGTAGCTAAATACTATATTCCAAGTGGAAGATGTATACAAGCGATCGATTATAGCCATAGAAATGAAGATGGTGAGGCAATCGTAGTTGCAGATTCACTAAGAGAGAAATTTAAAACGGCTAATGGACGTATCGTTTTAGATGGTGGTGGAGTAGCACCAGATGTTGATGTAAAGCCATTTAATTTCGCTCAAATTTCAGTGAGCTTAATATTAAAAGGTTTGATCTTCGATTATGCAACGAAATTCCATTATGAGAATGAGTCAATTGCACCGGCAAGAGAATTTGAGTTGTCAGATGCTCAGTTTGAAAATTTTGTCACATGGTTAAAAGATAAAGATTATGGCTATCATACTAAAGTAGAAGCTACAATCGAAGAGCTTGAAGAAAGTGCAAAAGAGGATAAATATTATGATGATATTCAAGCTGAAATTGAAGACTTGAAAAAGAAGGTTTATCATAATAAAGAATCTGATGTCATAAAATTCAAAGATGAAATTAAGGATATCTTAGAAGCAGAAATTGCCAAAAGATACTATTTAGAAGCAGGAGAAACAGAATCTACTTTTACTGCAGACCTTGATATTATTGAGGCAGTAAATGTGTTAAACGATGAAGCGAGATATAATAAGATTTTGTCTGGTAATTAATCCAGGTGATATTTTCTATTTTTAGATATAAAAGGTTACCAATAGTGGTAGCCTTTTATTATTTTCGATTAAACGTAATTTATTCATCATCATGTTTGACCTCTCTGAAAGCAATATATTCGAACTGTTAGTAGATGTATTTACTTATCCTATGAATATAGGAGGAAAGGAATTTACACCATTATCTATTCTCGGTATCTTATTGGCATTTGTTGCTGTATTTGTTATATCGAGCAAGTTTAGGAATATGTTAGCCCGAAATATCTTACCTAAATATGGTTTAGATGAGTCGGTTAGTTATAACATAGGAACAATATTTAGGTATGCCTTTATAAGTATAGGCTGTATTGTCATTTTTCAATCATCAGGTATTAATCTCAATTCTTTATCTGTTTTGATTGGTGCACTGGGTGTGGGTATTGGATTTGGTTTACAGACAATTGCAGACAACTTCATATCAGGTATCATTATATTATTTGAACAACCCATAAAGGTGGGAGATATGATTGAAGTGGATAGTATTCGAGGAAAAGTAGTAGAGATCAATTCAAGGTCATCCACCATTCAAACTAATGATAATATTACGGTAATTGTTCCTAACTCTCAGTTTATATCAAATAATGTTATCAACTGGTCGCATAATGAACGTAGGGTTAGAATAGGTATTCCTATTGGTGTTTCATACAATGAGGATCCAAAAGAAGTAAAGAGGATTACACTGGATGTAGTGAAAAAGATAGATGGTATTCTTCAGACTCCAACACCTGATTTAATATTTACGGAATGGGGAGATAACTCTATCAATTTTATATTAAATGTTTGGACTGTGAAATACTATTCTCAACCAATGGTATTAAAGAGTAATATTTATTACGCATTGTTTGAGCGATTTAAAGAAGAAGGCATATCAATACCATTCCCTCAGAGAGATTTAAATATTGGGAGCGGATGGGAAAATTTACAGATTTCAAGACCAGAAGAAGTAAGGGAGAATTAATCTCCCTTTTTTTATTACTTACTCTTCAATTTTCCTAAAGGTAAATAATGCAAGAGGAGTTATTGCAGCTTCTTCATTGCCAAGAGAAATACTGCTTAAAGGATAAATTTTTTGTTGTGGTGTTGTTGGACTATTCGGAGCATCAAATGTTGTTCCTGAATCTGTTCCAGCATCATAGTGAGTTGGTATAATAGTCAAAGAATCTACCCATATATCGTTTTGATAAAGGTTTAGGTTTTCTACAGCTACATACCAATCAGGACTCGGAGCAATCATAGAGTAAAAAGTGACATACGGATTATTGTTTGTAACTTCCAAAGTAAATGAAATAGAAGAACTACCGCTTCCTAAACCACCTTCACTAATAAGTGTTTCAGCAGATTTTGTATCAATCAGTGCATTTATTTCTGATATTAATGGACTTTTACCTCCAGTTTCAGCCATTACCTTGAGACCTTCAGAAGCTAGGTCGTCTTCAGTGGGTAAATAGGCAGACCCGTTATGCGACATTCCTATTACACCCGAAAAATGTGAGTTTGAAGGGTGTGTATTTGGGTGTGATGCATCTGACCAAGTTCCTTGGAAAGTTACCTCATAACGTATCGTTTCTTCATCTGGGGTGATAATATCATCTACTTGATCAGTAGTATCTGAACATGAAAACATAAAACTAAGTAGCAATAATGAGATCGTTTTTTTCATAGTAGTAGCAGTTGTTTTATTACAAATGTAAGGAGATGATTCTTAATGAAGTGTGAAGTATCTCACAAAAGTGATCAGTGCCCGATTCTTTTTCAATGTATTGTATATCTCAAAACAAGAAAGGTATATGATAAATGGTATTATTGGTATAATGAAACGCCCGTCCCAATTTTCACTTGTGATACTAACTGTAAAACCTTGTAAGAGGATATAAGTGATACAAAATATATCTATGAACTTCAACCTATCTTTTTTCAAACACTTTCTGAAAGCAAAGTAATAAAGTGGATACAATAATAAGATGATAAGTAGATTATGTGGTAAAGAATAATATGGTTTGATATTACCAAAGAACAGTGCTCCTTTTATCAGCGTTATTTTTAGGAAATACCACCAATTATTAAGTACAAAGAGGAATAGCTGAATAATGATATCATCATCTTCTGAAGGAATGTAGGGGTTTATTGGAGGAGAAACTCCTAGTGAATTTCTAAAGTAAATGATTTCAGGAATCAAATACCCCTCAATCATAAAAGGACCATAATACTCTAAGGCTTGATGAAATAGTATACCTAATGTGAGACTTATAATTCCCATCAAAAATAAAGTGACCCTTTGGCTATAATTCCCATTTTTATATTTCTGATAGGCCCATCCTATAAATAGAGCTAATAAAAACAATAAACTTGTAGGTCGACAAAAAACAGTAATCAATAAAGTGATCAATAACAATTTATATTTTTTGGTCACTATAAAGTAAATGCAGAAAATAGTAAAGGATGTAAATATAGATTCTCCATATACAATAAAATTCCATTCATGTAGAGGGAGATAGAGACAATAAATAATACTCCCGATCAGAGCTGTTTTTTTATTTTCAGAAGTGTTAGCAATGATTGAATAGAATGCAAGGATAGATAATCCGTTAAACAGTAAATGAAAAAAAAGAACAGAAAACTTTCCACTAAATAAAGTTTGAGAAACTAATATAAAAAGTGAGTAACTAGAATATAGTAGTGTTCTGTTTAAAGGGAATTCTAATCGATGAAGTTCTTCTGCTAGAGTAAAATATAAATCAGAGTCAGCTCCTATTTTGGGGCCAATAATAAACCATAAAAGACCTTGGACAATTGACCAAAGTAATAAAAGTAGAAACTGATGAGCATACGATTTGCTAAACTTAAGCAGCATCATCTATTCGCTTAATGTCGAAGTTATTGAAACCTTCATGCACTTCGATAGTAATTTTATTC is from Flammeovirga agarivorans and encodes:
- a CDS encoding TonB-dependent receptor — protein: MKNLIFLILLTSIGLTSWAQKGTISGTVYDAETGEEIIGASVIINGTTTGASTDIFGKFSFPANQGEHEILATFIGYKATTQTVLVKEGQTSTIQFSLGIDAQELDAVEIVGKANKESSEALMVERKNSDVMIQSIGAEEMSVKGISDVEGAMTQISGVSKVSGKGLFVRGLGDRYNNATMNGLPIPSTNPDLKMIPLSIFPSDLVKNISVSKTASPELYGDFSGANVDIILKDYPDEPFFTFGVSGTYNSQATFQDFKTHADGQFEGLGFNGNARPMPPGGVPPTIGNEVGTYETSWSPSTVKAPIAINFNTSGGKFWNIGSEGGIGFVASLAHNNKYEHRSGKLAAYNAQASPTVDYERDQWIYSTNTSALANLTFKINNRHKFNINNILVNESFNTVDENYGYHRDFDQNNLLVRRNTYIQNTIWVAQFTGDHSFLENDRLNFNWGVSRSETSSQEPDRKQLLFTGKGENVNLFTLNPVDNHRYWGDMGEVEYAAKGEIKYGLGAFDRDSDKYRSNLRLGYQGKVKTREFNWYQTGLYGSGANGIDSENPNDQINKWLQDGTLEHRPYRVADTYFKAEMEVHSFYTGYDYDIIPNRLKMNVGIRTEVGRQYVKYRLREDALDAPFRENVYNSTEFLPSANFKYTINEQSNMRFAASKTITRPGMREIIPFEYQSVAGGESIIGNPNLRNAENYNLDLKYEIFPNSGEIFAIGAFGKLLDNPIERVTKAAAGNLYTYENVGEAVVAGIELEFQKKLDNVFNTGSTVLQNTTFGINGTLMYSRMKIGDDVSTVVTNRERALQGASPYILNTNIGYNQEWLNGDINSSFMLNYTTFGDRLYASGSYGAGDIYEKSFGTLDLIIRNKIKKNLSLNISAKNLLNPSIERYQEFDGGITKPISSYKRGMEIGIGLSYTF
- a CDS encoding spondin domain-containing protein; this encodes MKKTISLLLLSFMFSCSDTTDQVDDIITPDEETIRYEVTFQGTWSDASHPNTHPSNSHFSGVIGMSHNGSAYLPTEDDLASEGLKVMAETGGKSPLISEINALIDTKSAETLISEGGLGSGSSSISFTLEVTNNNPYVTFYSMIAPSPDWYVAVENLNLYQNDIWVDSLTIIPTHYDAGTDSGTTFDAPNSPTTPQQKIYPLSSISLGNEEAAITPLALFTFRKIEE
- a CDS encoding DUF5723 family protein gives rise to the protein MKFSKIYLLFTFVILISLRSPIFAQMEGSVYSVTGRGGVGTTFVTDYQSIGINPANLAIKKNYRDPKFTFGLLETNVIFSSEAINTDELLGAITNYKSTRFTLDQKDEAVQKFSNKTTTIDASVMLFGASMQLPKKWGGLAISVRDNIHTRVTTNDFAAELMFYGATSSYFPKLELANGDYIDNPRHTGVGELTEDQRNQVVGGTFEDLDNAQNYSEVLSGTKTKSTWTREYNVAWGAQILETYDLSIYAGIGARYIQGLLIMDFEVGSNGEWNQPIFSSSLINQQDILSAASLDSISQFRNVDSDNRSMTEKILLPKPAGHGYGIDFGLTFVIKRNLRVGASISNFGEMTWKGEIYDINDGELGRINGQGFDNYNILISDQSAFQFAGTNSPLNWEVEERTETIELPTVVRFGSSYEFFRLIHVGVDVILPLNDAPGSLERPFYAIGGDFRPIKSFSFSTGFNYGGNNEVYNFPLGITYHSRKGGYEAGVSTHDVLSYFARDKDSSTISIAGGFLRFKL
- a CDS encoding mechanosensitive ion channel family protein, yielding MFDLSESNIFELLVDVFTYPMNIGGKEFTPLSILGILLAFVAVFVISSKFRNMLARNILPKYGLDESVSYNIGTIFRYAFISIGCIVIFQSSGINLNSLSVLIGALGVGIGFGLQTIADNFISGIIILFEQPIKVGDMIEVDSIRGKVVEINSRSSTIQTNDNITVIVPNSQFISNNVINWSHNERRVRIGIPIGVSYNEDPKEVKRITLDVVKKIDGILQTPTPDLIFTEWGDNSINFILNVWTVKYYSQPMVLKSNIYYALFERFKEEGISIPFPQRDLNIGSGWENLQISRPEEVREN
- a CDS encoding S41 family peptidase encodes the protein MRLKKRIAVFVSLGIIPIVLFSFSSNKVSNHYFEIAKNMKIFAQLYQEVNTYYVDDVNPSEMMTTGIEAMLATLDPYTNYIPEDRIEDYRTMTTGEYGGLGVVVGNRDGDITVILPNEGYPAYEAGLQIGDIIQKVGGEDIEGKNTDEISKYLKGQAGSEVVLTIKRYGVDQPFDVKVKREKIQINNVPYYGMVTDNIGLIQLTDFTRNASKEVADALVELKDRGANKVIIDLRGNPGGLLNEAVNIVNLFVPKGSDVVYTKGRIEDWNKTYKALNAPLDTDIPIAVLINGGSASAAEIVSGSIQDYDRGVLLGSKSFGKGLVQATRPLDYNSRLKVTVAKYYIPSGRCIQAIDYSHRNEDGEAIVVADSLREKFKTANGRIVLDGGGVAPDVDVKPFNFAQISVSLILKGLIFDYATKFHYENESIAPAREFELSDAQFENFVTWLKDKDYGYHTKVEATIEELEESAKEDKYYDDIQAEIEDLKKKVYHNKESDVIKFKDEIKDILEAEIAKRYYLEAGETESTFTADLDIIEAVNVLNDEARYNKILSGN